Proteins encoded in a region of the Prochlorothrix hollandica PCC 9006 = CALU 1027 genome:
- a CDS encoding glycosyltransferase family 4 protein — protein sequence MTSNSRDETFNVNLWHASTENWIQNGATHGPASGPDAVSSDNREFQSPSGAKSPPKQPIRLGILTQFYPPDYAATGQLIEELAQHLGATGLEVKIFSGQPGYAFRTAAAATWERAGSVSVRRSQTSRLWPHRIRGRAINGLLFALRAAVRLLDPRHRVDVLLITTEPPYLNLLGYLASRILGIPYICLMYDLYPDVAVVLKVLQPSHWLTRFWVFLNRKIWQEAQALIVLSSTMRDRIVAHCPTVKSKIAIIHSWSDPQFIQPLPKTENWFAQQYHLDRQFTVLYSGNMGRCHDVETLLTMVDLLRDDPIQFVFIGSGAKYQGFRAAIDRGQLTNWALWE from the coding sequence ATGACTAGCAACTCTAGAGATGAAACTTTTAACGTGAATCTTTGGCACGCTTCCACCGAGAACTGGATCCAAAACGGAGCAACCCACGGTCCGGCTTCTGGCCCTGATGCTGTTAGCTCCGATAACCGTGAGTTCCAGTCCCCTTCTGGAGCCAAATCACCCCCAAAGCAGCCTATACGCTTAGGTATTTTGACGCAGTTTTATCCCCCTGATTATGCCGCTACGGGACAGTTAATCGAGGAATTAGCCCAGCATTTGGGGGCAACGGGTTTAGAAGTCAAGATTTTTTCGGGTCAGCCCGGTTATGCCTTTAGAACCGCTGCCGCCGCCACCTGGGAACGAGCTGGCTCTGTGTCGGTGCGACGGTCCCAGACCTCCCGCCTGTGGCCCCACCGCATTCGGGGACGGGCCATTAATGGGTTGCTGTTTGCCCTGCGGGCAGCAGTGCGGTTACTGGATCCGCGCCATCGGGTGGATGTGTTGTTAATTACCACCGAGCCGCCCTATCTCAACCTACTGGGTTACTTAGCCAGTCGCATCTTAGGCATTCCCTACATTTGCCTGATGTATGATCTCTATCCCGATGTGGCGGTGGTGTTGAAGGTGCTGCAGCCCAGCCACTGGTTGACTCGGTTTTGGGTGTTTCTCAATCGAAAAATCTGGCAGGAAGCCCAAGCTTTGATCGTCCTCAGTTCCACCATGCGCGATCGCATTGTGGCCCATTGTCCGACGGTGAAATCGAAAATTGCCATTATTCACAGTTGGTCTGATCCCCAGTTCATTCAACCGTTGCCCAAAACTGAAAACTGGTTTGCCCAGCAATACCACCTCGATCGCCAGTTTACGGTGCTCTATTCCGGTAATATGGGCCGCTGTCACGATGTTGAAACCCTGCTGACAATGGTTGATCTGCTGCGGGATGATCCCATTCAGTTTGTGTTCATTGGCAGCGGGGCCAAGTACCAGGGTTTCCGGGCCGCGATCGATCGCGGGCAACTCACCAACTGGGCTCTCTGGGAATGA
- the galE gene encoding UDP-glucose 4-epimerase GalE — MNDRPTILVTGGAGYIGSHAVLALQDQGYPVVILDNLVYGHRDLVETVLQVPLVVGDISDRTLLDRLFQDYPIGAVMHFSAYAYVGESVTDPAKYYRNNVMGTLTLLEAMVAAGISRFVFSSTCATYGVPQAIPLTEDHPQAPINPYGHSKLMVEQILRDFEGAYGLKSVIFRYFNAAGADPQGRLGEDHQPETHLIPLVLQTALGQRSAITIFGTDYDTPDGTCLRDYIHVTDLAQAHLLGLEYLLAGGETNTFNLGNGNGFSVRQVIDSARFITNHGIPVVESDRRPGDPPALVGSSAKAHAILGWLPQYANLNLMVTHAWQWHQQRHG; from the coding sequence ATGAACGATCGACCAACCATTTTAGTCACCGGTGGGGCGGGGTATATTGGCTCCCATGCCGTGTTAGCCCTCCAGGACCAGGGTTATCCGGTGGTGATTCTCGATAATCTGGTCTATGGTCATCGGGACTTGGTGGAGACGGTGCTACAGGTGCCCTTAGTGGTGGGGGATATCAGCGACAGGACCCTCCTCGATCGCCTGTTCCAGGACTATCCCATTGGGGCAGTGATGCATTTTTCCGCCTATGCCTATGTGGGGGAGTCGGTCACAGATCCGGCCAAGTATTACCGTAATAATGTGATGGGAACCCTGACCCTGCTGGAAGCTATGGTAGCGGCGGGTATTTCCCGATTTGTGTTTTCCTCCACCTGTGCCACCTATGGGGTTCCCCAGGCCATACCCCTGACGGAGGATCATCCCCAAGCTCCCATCAACCCCTATGGTCACAGTAAGTTGATGGTAGAACAGATTCTGCGGGATTTTGAAGGGGCTTATGGGCTAAAATCAGTGATTTTTCGCTATTTCAACGCGGCAGGGGCTGACCCCCAGGGTCGCCTTGGGGAAGATCACCAGCCTGAGACCCATTTAATTCCCCTGGTGTTGCAAACGGCCCTGGGGCAGCGATCGGCCATTACAATTTTCGGCACCGATTACGACACCCCCGACGGTACCTGTCTGCGGGACTATATCCATGTCACTGACCTGGCCCAGGCCCATCTGTTGGGACTGGAGTATTTATTGGCGGGGGGGGAGACCAATACCTTTAATTTGGGCAATGGGAACGGTTTTTCGGTGCGCCAAGTCATTGACAGCGCGCGGTTTATTACGAATCATGGGATTCCAGTGGTGGAGAGCGATCGTCGTCCCGGCGATCCTCCGGCCCTCGTGGGTAGCAGTGCCAAGGCCCACGCCATCCTAGGATGGCTACCCCAATATGCTAACCTAAACCTCATGGTTACCCATGCTTGGCAATGGCACCAACAGCGTCATGGTTAA
- a CDS encoding Uma2 family endonuclease: MVLTTYTWTHQKYHQAIEQGLFNDEPVELLRGDLVVMTPEGESHAYYNTEIADYLRLKLGSKAKIRDAKPVTLPNNSEPEPDIAVVQNLGQEYLHHHPYPENIFLIIEISKTTLNKDLGEKKTIYAEAGIREYWVVDLQNSQLQVFRALSDGQYCEALALTTGTVSPCAFPEITLNIKRILSGHLD, translated from the coding sequence ATGGTACTTACGACTTATACATGGACCCATCAAAAATATCACCAAGCGATCGAGCAGGGGCTATTCAATGATGAGCCAGTGGAGCTACTCCGGGGCGATCTCGTCGTCATGACACCAGAAGGGGAATCCCATGCCTATTACAACACAGAGATTGCTGACTACTTGCGGCTCAAGTTAGGGAGCAAAGCCAAAATCCGAGATGCTAAACCGGTTACTCTACCCAACAACTCTGAACCAGAGCCTGATATCGCTGTCGTCCAAAATCTTGGTCAAGAATATCTCCACCATCATCCCTATCCTGAAAATATTTTCCTGATTATTGAGATTTCTAAAACTACCTTAAACAAGGATTTAGGAGAAAAAAAGACTATTTATGCTGAAGCAGGCATCAGAGAATACTGGGTTGTAGACTTACAGAATTCTCAACTTCAGGTCTTTCGAGCATTAAGTGATGGACAGTATTGTGAAGCTTTAGCCCTAACTACCGGAACTGTTTCCCCTTGTGCTTTTCCTGAAATCACCTTAAATATTAAACGAATCCTTAGCGGGCACCTCGATTAA
- a CDS encoding Uma2 family endonuclease — translation MPLTISLPRIQIAPGSHLSIPDISWTDFTSLLEDLGENRHSRLAYYQGLLEIMSPLALHEKPNRLIADIVKAILECQGRDWEDFGSTTLKRPPIAGVEPDTCFYIQNAALMRPSQNLDLSQCPPPDLAIECDLTSQTVIQAYAAIQVPEVWIYAKDHLKIYLYSDQGYTDSQSSQIFPDLPIITLIPQSIAQGVSHFRRWTAETAIPQQPLG, via the coding sequence ATGCCCTTAACCATTTCCCTGCCCCGGATCCAAATCGCTCCCGGCAGTCACTTAAGCATCCCAGATATCTCCTGGACAGACTTTACCAGTTTGCTAGAAGACCTCGGAGAGAACCGCCATTCCCGACTGGCTTACTATCAAGGTTTGCTCGAAATCATGTCTCCCCTGGCCCTTCACGAAAAACCAAATCGCCTGATTGCTGATATTGTGAAAGCGATTCTCGAATGTCAGGGTCGAGACTGGGAAGACTTTGGCTCCACGACCTTGAAACGCCCCCCGATCGCTGGTGTAGAGCCGGACACCTGCTTTTACATCCAAAATGCTGCCCTGATGCGGCCAAGCCAAAACCTCGATTTAAGCCAATGTCCACCCCCCGACCTGGCGATCGAATGTGATCTCACCTCTCAAACCGTCATCCAAGCCTACGCAGCGATTCAAGTCCCTGAAGTCTGGATTTATGCCAAGGATCACCTCAAGATTTACCTATACTCAGACCAAGGCTACACCGACAGCCAAAGTAGCCAAATTTTCCCAGACTTACCCATCATTACCCTCATTCCGCAGTCGATCGCCCAGGGTGTATCCCACTTTCGCAGATGGACAGCCGAGACGGCTATCCCACAACAACCTCTTGGGTAG
- a CDS encoding Uma2 family endonuclease, translated as MATLLSPPPEAELLLPGQDQLPSDDNQTMETQRHKMQMDLLIEGLDSWLEQRAEGYVGGNMFIYYSQAQIKSQDFKGPDFFAVTGVPNRERKSWVVWQEEKAPDVVIELLSESTAQYDKTEKKQVYQDKMRVSEYYWYDPWNPEDFAGFSLNHGQYEPKPFNEQGWLLSHALGLALIRWTGTYRGVNTTWLRWATLDGDLLATGKELAQQAQQQADQAQQRAKLLADKLRELGVDPDAL; from the coding sequence ATGGCCACCCTCCTGTCTCCCCCCCCCGAAGCCGAACTCCTCCTACCCGGCCAAGACCAACTTCCTTCCGACGATAACCAAACCATGGAAACCCAGCGCCATAAAATGCAGATGGATTTGCTCATTGAAGGTCTAGACAGTTGGCTAGAGCAACGGGCTGAGGGTTACGTTGGCGGCAATATGTTTATCTATTACAGTCAAGCCCAAATTAAATCCCAGGACTTCAAAGGGCCAGACTTTTTCGCCGTCACCGGCGTGCCCAACCGAGAACGGAAATCCTGGGTCGTCTGGCAAGAAGAAAAAGCCCCCGATGTGGTGATTGAACTCCTCTCCGAAAGCACAGCCCAATACGATAAAACCGAAAAAAAGCAGGTTTACCAAGATAAAATGCGGGTCAGTGAATACTATTGGTATGATCCCTGGAACCCCGAAGACTTTGCAGGGTTTAGCCTCAACCATGGCCAATATGAACCCAAACCCTTCAATGAACAGGGTTGGTTGCTCAGTCATGCCCTAGGGCTAGCCCTCATCCGCTGGACTGGAACCTATCGGGGAGTGAACACCACCTGGTTACGTTGGGCCACCCTAGATGGAGACCTTTTAGCCACGGGCAAAGAACTCGCCCAACAAGCCCAGCAACAGGCAGACCAAGCCCAGCAACGGGCTAAGCTGCTAGCCGATAAATTGCGGGAATTGGGCGTTGATCCCGATGCCCTGTAA
- a CDS encoding DUF29 domain-containing protein — MQKICFEQDFYGWTQQQAQFLKNRQLDHIDWTQIAEEIEDMGRSEKRQLASRLEVLIMHLLKWQFQPNLRSRSWQLTLKEQRLRLAKLLQENPSLQPCLAEAILSAYPLAVISAERETGLSHYPDSCPYSPEELLNQQFLPD; from the coding sequence ATGCAAAAAATCTGTTTTGAACAAGATTTCTATGGCTGGACTCAACAACAGGCTCAGTTTTTAAAGAATCGCCAACTTGATCACATCGACTGGACTCAGATTGCAGAAGAAATTGAAGATATGGGGCGATCGGAAAAACGTCAACTTGCTAGCCGACTAGAAGTCCTCATCATGCACTTGCTCAAATGGCAATTTCAACCCAATTTACGATCGCGGAGTTGGCAGTTGACCCTCAAAGAACAACGACTACGCCTAGCCAAGCTACTGCAAGAAAACCCCAGTCTTCAACCCTGCCTAGCAGAGGCAATCCTATCAGCCTACCCCCTAGCGGTCATCAGTGCCGAACGAGAAACCGGCCTATCCCACTATCCCGACTCTTGCCCCTATAGCCCAGAAGAACTGTTGAACCAACAATTTCTGCCCGATTAA
- a CDS encoding glycosyltransferase, translating into MKILHIIPSLSPEWGGPTDALINFVYHLRQLGVEAEVITTNDSFSSPEISLEKWIEYQKIPVCFFPCTLRFKAFAPSLRLKTWLQQNLFEYDLIHNHYLFSYAPTIAASLARQHHIPYVMSTIGQLTPWALAQSRLRKKVYTHFIERKNLNYAAAIHCTTIGEAQDVTNFGIQTPKLILPLGVSPQETLPNAPQQLHQTYNIPDDRLIILFLSRLHYKKRPDLLLEALSKLPSDLPPTHLILAGSGDPDYSRYLQTCVEKAGLTHQVTFTGFVTGHQKALLLQGADLFVLPSFSENFGIAVAEALLAGLPTIITEGIQLSPDVQKAQAGLVIQSDLDSLRSALETLIRSPELRKTLGANAQKLAQTKYHWPTITQSLIQAYQQILSGEFKGNFFQPVE; encoded by the coding sequence ATGAAAATTCTTCATATCATTCCCTCCTTAAGCCCAGAATGGGGCGGGCCTACAGATGCACTGATTAATTTTGTCTATCATTTACGCCAACTTGGGGTGGAAGCTGAAGTCATTACAACCAATGATAGCTTCTCCTCCCCGGAAATTTCCCTAGAAAAGTGGATCGAATATCAAAAAATTCCTGTTTGCTTTTTTCCCTGTACCCTTCGTTTCAAAGCCTTTGCTCCCTCTCTACGTCTGAAAACTTGGCTTCAGCAAAATTTGTTTGAATATGATTTAATCCATAATCATTATCTCTTCTCCTATGCTCCGACTATTGCAGCCTCTTTAGCTCGTCAGCACCATATCCCTTATGTTATGAGTACGATCGGTCAACTGACTCCCTGGGCTTTAGCCCAAAGTCGTCTCAGAAAAAAAGTTTATACTCACTTCATTGAACGCAAGAACCTGAATTATGCCGCTGCAATTCACTGCACTACGATCGGTGAAGCCCAAGATGTTACTAACTTTGGCATTCAAACACCAAAACTGATTTTGCCCCTAGGAGTCTCCCCCCAAGAAACCTTACCCAATGCCCCCCAACAACTCCACCAAACCTACAACATCCCTGACGATCGCCTCATCATTCTTTTCCTCTCTCGCCTCCACTACAAAAAGCGGCCTGATCTCCTCCTGGAAGCACTCTCCAAACTGCCTTCCGATCTACCGCCAACCCACCTCATCCTCGCGGGATCGGGTGACCCTGATTACAGCCGCTACCTCCAGACCTGCGTTGAAAAAGCGGGATTAACCCATCAAGTCACCTTTACAGGATTTGTCACCGGTCACCAAAAAGCCCTACTCCTCCAGGGAGCAGACCTCTTTGTACTCCCTTCCTTTTCCGAAAACTTTGGCATTGCTGTCGCTGAAGCACTGCTGGCCGGTTTACCCACAATTATCACCGAAGGGATTCAACTCTCACCCGATGTTCAGAAAGCCCAAGCCGGTTTAGTCATTCAAAGCGATTTAGACAGCTTGCGATCGGCCCTTGAGACGCTAATCCGATCGCCTGAGCTTCGCAAAACCCTAGGAGCAAACGCCCAAAAATTAGCCCAGACAAAATACCATTGGCCTACGATTACCCAAAGTCTCATCCAAGCTTATCAACAAATCCTGAGCGGAGAATTTAAGGGTAATTTCTTTCAACCAGTTGAATAG
- a CDS encoding glycosyltransferase codes for MRQSLSNAELILSVGQYTRHRLLREQTLQPEQVKLLPNTFNAQAFQISSKPSLLLDRYQIEYQKAIILTVARLDSTERYKGYDQIIKALPQIKAEVPDVHYILVGKGNDKSRIEKLIHDLNLEACVTLTGFIPDEELCDHYNLCDVFAMPSKGEGFGIVYLEALACGKPTLGGNQDGGIDALCQGELGALVDPDNIDEIAHTLIQILQGSYPHPLMYQPQALRQKVIEVYGFQAFQDKLLGLLQTTDLVN; via the coding sequence TTGCGACAATCCCTATCTAATGCAGAACTGATACTATCCGTAGGGCAATATACTCGTCATCGTCTCTTACGGGAACAGACCTTACAGCCTGAGCAAGTTAAGCTGCTACCTAATACTTTCAACGCTCAAGCATTTCAAATTTCTTCAAAACCTAGTCTACTTTTAGATCGGTACCAGATCGAATACCAAAAAGCAATAATTCTCACAGTTGCACGCCTAGATAGTACAGAGCGGTATAAAGGTTATGATCAAATTATCAAAGCCTTACCTCAAATTAAAGCTGAAGTTCCTGACGTTCACTACATATTGGTCGGGAAAGGAAATGATAAATCCCGTATTGAAAAATTAATTCACGATCTCAACTTAGAAGCTTGTGTAACTCTTACAGGATTTATTCCTGATGAAGAGCTTTGTGACCACTATAATCTTTGCGATGTTTTTGCCATGCCGAGTAAAGGGGAGGGCTTCGGTATTGTTTATCTCGAAGCCCTTGCCTGTGGAAAACCAACATTAGGTGGCAATCAAGATGGTGGTATCGATGCCCTGTGTCAGGGTGAGCTTGGCGCTCTAGTCGATCCAGATAATATTGATGAAATTGCCCATACCTTAATTCAAATCCTTCAAGGTAGCTATCCTCATCCTCTCATGTACCAACCCCAAGCCCTGCGTCAAAAGGTAATTGAAGTCTATGGTTTTCAAGCCTTTCAAGATAAGTTACTAGGCTTACTTCAAACAACTGACCTTGTGAACTAA
- a CDS encoding ISL3 family transposase, which yields MAFHLDNLLNIPGVTVETCAYQNNEVYLTLRLLTEESSCPHCGTQTADIHQNRPILMRDLPVFGQPVYLRTPRRQFYCSDCQRYFTEDLHFADWERRYTRRYEEYIYKRVQSSNITQVGREENLSFTQIQGIFNHQRDQKKTETWGNVKRLSIDEISQRKGHKDFVTVVADIDQGKLIEMINSHKQEDIIETLMQQPVEVREQIEEVSVDMWGGFPKVVEEVFPNAKIVIDRFHVMKPVNMELNKIRTQVGATDKGVKFILLKNREDLTEKEEVKLTEILALSERLDLAYQLKEEFRGIYETSTTIEEGKERFTQWLLKARSVYGKVIKTIRNHLEGICNYFISRTTSGTMEGINNRIKLIKRQAYGFLNFENFRSRTLAAFSH from the coding sequence ATGGCTTTTCATCTAGATAATCTTCTAAATATACCAGGAGTTACGGTTGAGACTTGTGCTTATCAAAATAATGAAGTTTATCTAACATTGCGGCTATTGACTGAAGAGAGTAGCTGTCCTCACTGCGGCACACAGACTGCCGATATTCATCAAAACCGCCCCATCTTAATGCGAGATTTACCAGTCTTTGGTCAACCAGTTTATCTCAGGACTCCTCGTCGTCAGTTCTACTGCTCTGATTGCCAGCGTTACTTTACAGAGGATCTACATTTTGCGGACTGGGAGCGCCGATATACTCGACGCTACGAAGAATATATTTATAAGCGGGTGCAGAGTTCAAATATCACACAAGTCGGGCGAGAGGAAAACCTGAGTTTTACCCAGATCCAAGGGATTTTTAACCATCAAAGGGATCAAAAAAAAACAGAAACCTGGGGTAATGTGAAACGACTAAGTATTGATGAGATTAGTCAACGCAAAGGCCATAAAGATTTTGTCACTGTAGTGGCAGATATTGATCAGGGCAAACTGATCGAAATGATCAACAGTCACAAACAAGAGGATATCATTGAAACCCTTATGCAGCAACCAGTTGAGGTTCGGGAGCAAATTGAGGAGGTGAGTGTAGATATGTGGGGTGGTTTCCCAAAAGTTGTGGAAGAAGTCTTTCCTAATGCCAAAATTGTCATTGACCGATTTCATGTAATGAAACCTGTAAATATGGAATTAAATAAGATTCGTACACAGGTGGGAGCAACAGATAAAGGAGTCAAGTTTATTCTCCTCAAGAATCGAGAAGACTTGACAGAGAAAGAAGAAGTGAAACTGACGGAAATTTTAGCTCTTTCAGAGCGTTTAGATCTGGCATATCAATTAAAAGAAGAGTTTAGGGGCATATACGAAACTAGTACAACGATTGAAGAGGGTAAAGAGAGGTTCACACAATGGCTTCTGAAAGCCCGGTCTGTATATGGTAAAGTTATAAAAACCATTCGTAATCACCTCGAAGGAATTTGTAACTACTTTATTAGTAGAACGACAAGCGGTACTATGGAAGGTATTAACAATCGAATTAAGTTAATTAAAAGGCAGGCTTACGGCTTTTTGAATTTTGAAAACTTCCGCTCCAGAACTCTAGCTGCCTTCTCTCATTAG
- a CDS encoding OmpA family protein has protein sequence MYRSIQFTPRSSESHLFMGGDRAVGQGASRSTRALGGDSLSLRASYTDNPNFQAQVQYEYRNSSGSQTSNVSASLMGKLSPSLTALFDADRRFASGSASRGLPATTQVRLGLAYRNPYSDRFNALLRYEYRQNPSTTPESLLDGSGVGTTEHLFAGEAIYSPNWQWEFYTKLGFRQSTLNLADSFTASSTVTLAQIRATYQVNRRFDLTGEARWIGQPSAGYSEMGWVGEVGFHATSNLRLALGYSSGSINNDRDFSGSRSAGGIYGGVTLKLDRLFQGFGLQQPLAQTQPRRQLTAQDPNQPTPAQLQAAAPSPPLRLQVSQAVEFTPNSAVMSPEGRVVLDSLATVMGQYGDLKLDMEAVLPPLAELTPDNLEARQLQAARQYLLSRGVAGDRITIRALNTSAAATGNTPVTFALKGPTTTFQLLSSQLGSGLVGSLLGQELPQLANLPRPSAAPGTPTAAPASTAIAAPAATPALPNLLALVNGVAIPLDQVPLDGAEPSPVRLPLLPPPADDLQAAMPRITGQFGSLAQAAVPNGITLAQGNPDRPGITPIGLSLNPDRAFWQAFVDAATPLRTAQRLDNPANGGETPDTRVSAVPNPSLSATGQGSDPGITAIARDTEQRLSVVPRAELGDAQGSTSIWSIGQLLGSSLGELAPQPTLTGLNPTALRLSLVPSLGAMPAPTLTAEPTTALDLAQAPTATPGFSPTLPSTAGRPDSIALWQTLSLWQALALNTEEATPDTFALNTENETPDTFALNTEGTPDNTLATGNTTNPDNTTALNLAVDRAFWRAMAEATTPLRTAQRPTANPNGFDISLMEARRLEAALTFLLSRDLNALDALLQASGTQAPEIRGELIDLDALMQQNQAGEGAL, from the coding sequence ATGTATCGCTCTATACAGTTTACACCAAGATCATCGGAGAGCCATCTCTTCATGGGGGGCGATCGGGCCGTGGGCCAAGGGGCTTCCCGATCGACCCGTGCCCTGGGGGGGGACAGCCTCAGCCTCCGGGCCAGCTACACCGACAACCCCAATTTCCAGGCCCAAGTGCAGTATGAGTACCGCAACAGCAGCGGTAGCCAAACCTCCAATGTGTCTGCCTCCCTCATGGGTAAGCTGTCCCCCTCGTTGACGGCGTTGTTTGATGCCGATCGCCGCTTTGCGTCCGGCAGCGCCAGCCGGGGCTTACCCGCCACCACCCAGGTGCGCCTAGGTCTGGCCTATCGCAATCCCTACAGCGATCGCTTTAATGCCCTGTTGCGCTACGAATATCGCCAAAATCCCAGCACCACCCCCGAAAGTCTCCTGGATGGCAGCGGGGTGGGCACCACGGAACACCTGTTTGCCGGGGAAGCCATCTATTCCCCCAACTGGCAGTGGGAGTTCTACACCAAGCTGGGCTTCCGCCAGTCCACCCTGAACCTGGCAGACAGCTTCACCGCCAGCAGCACCGTTACCCTGGCCCAAATCCGGGCCACCTACCAGGTCAACCGCCGCTTCGACCTGACCGGGGAAGCCCGCTGGATTGGGCAACCCAGCGCTGGCTACAGTGAAATGGGCTGGGTGGGGGAAGTGGGCTTCCATGCCACCTCCAATTTGCGCCTTGCCCTAGGCTATAGCTCCGGCAGCATTAATAACGATCGGGACTTCAGCGGCAGTCGATCCGCCGGGGGCATCTATGGGGGCGTGACCCTGAAGCTGGATCGCCTGTTCCAGGGCTTCGGTCTCCAGCAGCCCCTGGCCCAAACCCAACCCCGTCGCCAACTGACGGCCCAGGATCCCAACCAACCCACCCCGGCCCAACTCCAAGCCGCCGCCCCCAGCCCTCCCCTGCGGCTCCAGGTCTCCCAGGCGGTGGAATTCACCCCCAACAGCGCCGTCATGTCCCCGGAAGGCCGGGTGGTGTTGGATAGTCTGGCCACGGTCATGGGGCAATATGGCGACCTGAAGCTGGACATGGAGGCCGTGCTACCCCCCTTGGCGGAGTTGACCCCGGACAACCTGGAGGCGCGGCAATTGCAGGCGGCTCGCCAGTATCTCCTCAGCCGAGGGGTGGCGGGCGATCGCATTACCATCCGCGCCCTCAACACGTCCGCCGCAGCCACGGGCAACACCCCGGTGACCTTTGCCCTCAAGGGACCCACCACCACCTTCCAACTGCTGTCGTCCCAATTGGGCAGCGGCTTAGTGGGCAGTCTCCTGGGCCAAGAACTGCCCCAACTGGCCAACCTGCCCCGCCCCAGTGCTGCCCCTGGCACCCCCACCGCTGCCCCCGCCTCAACGGCGATCGCCGCCCCGGCAGCGACCCCCGCCCTCCCCAATCTCTTGGCCCTGGTGAATGGGGTGGCTATACCCCTGGATCAGGTGCCCTTGGATGGGGCCGAACCCAGCCCGGTGCGCCTGCCCCTGTTGCCCCCCCCCGCTGACGACCTGCAAGCCGCGATGCCGAGAATCACGGGTCAGTTTGGATCCCTAGCCCAAGCGGCGGTGCCCAACGGCATCACCCTGGCCCAGGGCAACCCCGATCGACCGGGCATCACCCCGATCGGCCTCAGTCTGAACCCCGATCGGGCCTTCTGGCAAGCCTTCGTCGATGCCGCCACCCCCCTACGCACCGCCCAACGCTTGGATAACCCAGCCAATGGGGGAGAAACCCCCGACACCCGGGTGTCGGCAGTGCCCAACCCCTCGCTCTCGGCTACTGGCCAAGGCTCGGATCCTGGGATCACCGCGATCGCCAGGGACACCGAGCAACGCCTGAGCGTTGTCCCCCGTGCTGAGCTGGGGGATGCCCAGGGCAGCACCTCGATCTGGAGCATTGGCCAACTCCTGGGCAGCAGCCTGGGAGAACTGGCTCCCCAGCCTACCCTGACGGGCTTGAACCCCACGGCCCTGCGCCTGTCCCTGGTGCCCAGCCTGGGAGCGATGCCCGCCCCAACCCTCACCGCTGAACCCACAACGGCCCTGGATCTGGCCCAAGCCCCCACCGCAACCCCTGGCTTTAGCCCCACCTTACCCAGCACCGCCGGGAGACCCGACTCCATCGCCCTTTGGCAGACCCTGAGCCTGTGGCAAGCCCTGGCCCTCAATACGGAAGAGGCCACGCCCGACACCTTCGCCCTCAATACTGAAAACGAGACCCCCGACACCTTCGCCCTCAATACTGAAGGGACCCCGGACAATACCCTAGCCACGGGTAACACCACGAACCCAGACAACACCACAGCCCTCAACCTGGCGGTGGATCGGGCCTTCTGGCGGGCCATGGCCGAGGCAACCACTCCCCTCCGCACCGCCCAACGGCCCACGGCTAACCCCAATGGCTTCGACATCAGCCTCATGGAAGCCCGCCGCCTAGAAGCTGCCCTCACCTTCCTCCTCAGCCGCGACCTCAACGCCCTGGATGCCCTGCTCCAGGCTTCCGGCACCCAAGCGCCGGAGATTCGAGGGGAACTCATCGATCTTGATGCGTTGATGCAACAGAACCAAGCAGGGGAGGGAGCCTTATGA